The nucleotide sequence gtatgaaactcaAAACTATGCTTGACTGCATACATCCGCATCTGACttctcatttctgttttgtctttgaatAACTTTCCACAAAACAGTGAATCAACATCGATTAGACCAGTTGAGTGTGAAGAACCAGATGGATACCCAACAGAGGTTGTCATGTTACGAGGAACACCctcgacatatggatttggtattggttgatcctgaaagtacaaatcaatggttatttaaaaggttttacaagttatttaaaaggttttacaagttatttaaaaggttttacaagttatttcaaaggatttaataaggtttacaaccgttttcaaaaggttttttaaagtgtttaaatgtAAGTTAACTGAGTATGAGTAGAAGTAAAATCATCAGAATTGCCAGAatattgacttgaagaagcaacaggagAACAATAAAAACGAGGAACACCctcgacatatggatttggtattggttgaccctgaaagtacaaatcaatggttttttaaaaggttttacaagttatttaaaaggttttacaagttatttcaaaggatttaataaggtttacaaccgttttcaaaaggttttttaaagtgtttaaatgtaagttacctgagtatgagtagaagtaaaatcatcagaattgccagtatattgacttgaagaagcaacaggagAACAATAAAAACGAGGAACACCctcgacatatggatttggtattggttgaccctgaaagtacaaatcaatggttttttaaaaggttttacaagttatttaaaaggttttacaagttatttcaaaggatttaataaggtttacaaccgttttcaaaaggttttttaaagtgtttaaatgtaagttacctgagtatgagtagcaGTAAAATCAACAGAAGTGCCAGtatattgacttgaagaagcagcaggaggatcactctcgacatatggatttggtattggttgaccctgaaagtacaaatcaatggttttttaaaagattttacaagtgatttcagaggatttaataaggtttacaactgttttcaaaggtttttaaaacggGTTGAAAAGGCAGTAAATTACCTGAGTATGAGTATAAACATCAATAGCATTCCCAACTAACAAATTTGAGCTTGTTTGATCCTGAAAGGAtttgtaaagtatttaaaacgttttacaagtgttttcaaagatttttataaggttttgtaagcaataaataatttaaaattctaaagtaGAAAGTTACCTGAGTAACAGCAGTAACACTCTCAATAAAAGGAGTAGAGCTAGGTTGACCCTGATAAAGAAACATTCCTCAAATCAGttacttttctaaaacaatattagaaagaacaagagaatgaGTTTACTAAAACTACCTGCTCTACAATCTCACAAAAATCCTCAACAGTAAAACATAGATGAAGAACTCCTCTACTTTGTGcatatttgagtttaaaagcTTCAAGCTGCCTATCATTTCTAATAAAGATAGGAATACTACCTATAGTAGAAGACTTAGCAAGCAATGAATAACTAAGCTTTAAACATTGTGCCTGAATATCAATGTCAAAATCTTCTAATAGAATTTTTACCAACTCACTAAATCTAGTATTCTCATCAATGTTAATCAAAGAAGCTCCCCTTTCATTATCCATCTCAAATTCCCAATGAATGTTGTTGTTCAACTTCCACAAACCACATACTGAATACAATTCAATCATTTGTACACCCAAACAAATcctgagaaaacaaaccaataaaactacattaaaagaagagagatccgaacaactatatcaaagaataaCAGTAGATGTCCAAAGATCTAATAAAGGACATTATTATCACGAACAGATCTAAAAGAGCAAGTGTTAAGacctaaaaaaattctgacatctaatttgaaatcgaaacaacaatctaatagctaacacaaaattgaaattgaaatcaaaacaaaaatacagaaacaaGCTTACACGATGGGAGAAAAAGACTTTATTATCACGAACAGATCTAAAAGAGCAAGTGATTAAGacctaaaaaaattcaatttataaCGGCGGAGGAGAGATTTGCTTTATAAGACCTAAAAATTCAATTGCTCAATAcgatgggagaagaagagacgaagacgaagacgatggGAAAAACAATGATAACGGCGGAGGAGAGATCCGAccggagaaggagagaagaagagacgaagacgaagacgaagtaGGTCGACGGCGAAggtataattataaaacaagggcaaaaatgtctttaaaaaataatggaagagtataattaaaaatgatcaTGAAAGAGGGTATTATTAAAAAAGGATATCAAAGAAAGAGTATTagtaacaaattctcaaaatgaaaacaaaaatcaaacatttttttaacatataaaaaaagacaataaataatcattttttggtatatgttttatctttttcttgttatatGAGAAAATGTCAAACAggattaaaataacaattagcTTATCGCTAGACCTGTATATGAGTTACAGTTTCTGTCTTTATATGTTTCATCTTTTGGCGACAAGTAATCATCATTTCTAGGAAATATGTTTATCTTACTCCAGACGACCTGAGGACACAAAAGAAGACTATCATCTATTGACTTGATTAATTTTAAACAGCactttacaaaaataaacaaattggtAACATTCAAATAAATCATTCAGCATTTGGGCTTTTATTTACAACATCAACCTCATCTCTGGGCCTCTGTTACGATCatttttcatttacaaaaaacaaaaacaaaaacttcattCTGGTACACACGTTTACATTTGGTTATCATGAATCGACAGCCAAAAAACCTTTTCACTACACGTTCTGCGTTGACtctgaaaataatatttgtgttacaaaaactgattattttactttttttagtttgtacaaattcaaaaattttagttaattattcacaatattatcaaaaaaaaaaatatttagtttaatATGACGACATTATATTTTAAGAGGTTTGGCTTTAATATACTAACTTCTTTTTATGTGGCCAAGAACAAAATTTGAATGCATCTTATTTCCATATTTTGTTATTACTTCAAAAATTATTCTTCATGGATCACAAAAGTATATCTAACttcttcatgatgataaaaAGTTCTTGCCATTGGTAGAACTAGATTGTAGAAGGGTTAGAGTAGTAGTAAATAAAAACTCGGCTAAATAATTGAGCAACGAAAGCATGATTTTAACTACAAAACCGCATAAAGAAGCTTTTACATTTTGATCTTGCGGAATAAAGGGATAAAATCCTGTGAGAAATCGCAAAAATTATTGCTCTTCTTCATGcttatctttttcattttcttcctctAATTCGTCATGGTCGTCATCCTCAGGTTGAACCAACTTCAACTTGAGTCGACCATCTTCACGGCTGGCTCGTAGAAACTCTCTCCTCGGAATCCTAACTTCTTCCAACACAAGCCTCCCTTCTTTCCTATACGTCTTGAAGCTCATCCTCGTCATCGCCGGAGGATACTCTCTACGTTCCTTCCCTCGTGGTTCCCACTCTTCTTCATAGCTGCTTCCCTCATCTTTACCCTTCACTTGAATCATCTCgtcatcaacttcttcttctcctttaccGTTGACTTTTTCGTCTTCCAAGCCGTAATAGCTCTCTGACCCTAGACCTTCAGTACACAGCTGTAGACTGCTGTTCTCGGTCGAGTTTTTCTCGTAAGAAGAGTGGGATGTTTCCCTGAAATGAAGCTCACCGAATATCTCTGTAAACGGAGGCGGCGTTTCGTCGTGGTGGTCGGTGGTGAGGTGGAGCCCTTTGCTTGGGTTCCAAGGTGAAGTAGAGGAGAGAGTATCAAGAAGCGACTTTGTAGAGTTGTTTTGTCTTGGGTTCTCGAATATTCGGTGAAAGCTTCCATAGGCAGCCATTGTTATGGAGAAAGAAGAGACTGAGAATTTGCtctcctctttgtttttattttatttttgttggtattgaggttgtgagaaagagagagagaagagaggacaCGAGATGAGCATGAAGGAGAAGATGGTATtgtcaaatatatattctttagtGAGGAAAATTACTGGAATAAATATGATAAAAGTTTTGttatattcaaatattcaaatggGTATTCAAATATTAATCTGTTGACATcttttttagtttgaatttgACGATGGTAATGAATGATGACAATATTGTTCTAGGTGATTCTGTGACTTTGATAAGCatagttttattagttttaattagTTGCTGCCTACCAACAAAAGCAACTTCAAAGTGAAGGAATTAATATTACTCGTCCTAATTAGTCATCTAGACCGAGTACCTTTTGTATGTtatacttatattatatatgttacgtacgtattattatatcatatgacgTACTCCATTTTATTTGCATGCATTACATTGTAAATTACTAGTAATGATTAATTAGAGAGATGAGAGATTTTGGTATTagactacaaaaaaacaaatggcgGAATTAATAATGATAATGGAAATGATATAGCTAGCTAGCATGACAGACGACGTAtacactatataattttatatgtttgtcTTGGtaaattgttaaataaattgaaatcaCATTTCCATGCCTTTGTTACACAGTAACTGTAAATATTACTTATTATACgtaaataaatcaagatttctTCTAGTGAAAGAATAATGAGGAGAATGGAATAAAGAGGAACGACCAAGTGGTGCCAATTTTGGTGGCTATGATTTATTTGGGCACGGCGAAATAATTTAGTATGGACaacttatatattctttatattATGGAATCATACCACTGTTCATTTCTCTTTTCATATATTGTTGGATTTGATTTTTCCTTAAAACATCGcatcttttgttttaatatatacaaatagcTGAAAGTATTATCTTAAAACTCAGGATCTCCTATGTTTCAATGCTTTTGTTATTAAGGTTTGTTTGataggaaaaaaagaaggaaagattAGGTGAAGTGTAAACTTAAGCTATACGTGGAATTTTTCAAGAGATAACAACATTTGATTTTTCTGGACAAAAGAAATATTGAATTTTCCAATGGTGGCAAACCACGACAGATTCGAGATATATAGTTGAGTCGATGTGATTGGTTGGGCCGTGGGAGCCTCGTGATCCTCAACCACATAATCTAATTTCACGATATTCTCTTATAACCAGGTGTTATGGCCGGAGACTAGCTAAACACATAGATCACAAATATACAACATAACCGTATAGAATGAATTGAATATCAATAAATGTATCGGTCACTTTACTATAAATTATTTCAAGATATTTAAATTGTACACGAGTTTAAATTCATACACTATCAcgacaataaataaaacattatagAGGACTTGGTGTAGTTTGTGCTAATAGGTGGTGATGTCTGTTAATGTGGAATGGTCGGTGGGCTCATAAAACCCGTTTCAGCATGGGCTGGATATTCATCTTTCCACCACggtaaattaaaatatgtaagcTGCAGGTATGCCACATAGTGGAAGTTTGATTGGGGAATTTCAAATAtactctttttaatatttactatcaaatgttgttcattttcagttatatttttttttatagagttttataaaaaaaattgaaaggatttacaaaaatgattataaaatctAGTTCTTAGttattattttacacaattttgagagattttataaaaatgttttggaGGTTCAATCACCATACTTATTGCCTTATTGCCATAGATCATCGATAcacatttctaaaaatatttgtggtagatgatttgtttttgaaaaaggttTACTATATAAAgatactagaatttgtacccgcgcacgcgcgggattttaattttaaatatttcttatcaatagaaattcttaagctcaaatataatctttccaacttttgagtataaatttatataaatactaaacttactttactcagtgatatacaacatatatatttttgacaatttgttagaaatactctttttggcatatccattttcaaaaatgtccattattttatacattttcatttttgcccttttttacacaattacaccatgttaaattaatttttagattttttttttaggtttgggtttccaatttacatttagggtatagtttttaagggATAGGGTTTATAGTATTAggggtttaggatttataattttgtcattttatatattgaaaaggggtatttttgaaaatagacatcatgaaatggtatttttgaaaagtgacatagaaaaagaggtatttttgaaaacccccctatatttttgaagataatatttctttgttatatttatttgcgATTTTACatgggattttagttaaaatttatatcagtaagaatcattaaatatgaatataatttgaagattaaaagataaatatctATAAGTgccgtacttattttactaatctatatataacatatattgtctactGTCGCAATAATATTGTTGACAATCTTGtgaccttttatctttaaaagaattcattccatattcatatctcatgaaaacataattttaaaagttctaacgtcaatgacgatcgttgacctaattatagagaccatttcaacatatcgatatcctacattaaatgcgaatatacaaagtttcagaaacaattttagtgttatgtcgctacaatgaggttgtccaaatgcatcatctgccataatagaatttccgactaagtcaagaatgcttaaatgatgaaatgTTTAAACCCCataatgaatatctattcactaatccaagttacatattttctaaaatctcatatgttatttacagatgttaattttgtgatgcaaccccagcttcctcttctaaaaaaaacatagtgtactttaaatatgttgtttttgccaatgttttgggttaaaagcatttgataatatatatatatatatatatatatttgttatatatgttatatatgttttgtatcatgttataaaattgtagctccagttgataatatacgttatgagatatgctacacaaatcacatgccactttttgtaacgccttacatatcattttttctatatttcctgaccattgattttgtttttttagatagattatcttttcaaaattctttttcatatgtttcccaaaaaaaagtgtgcctcttacaatgtctttgttttagatcaaaacttttaatttaagttaagttaagtaattaatattttctatcttataagtaaaatttaataataaatctttatggtatatgtttcttagaaactaatgtttcacttcaattttatttacatgtttagattttttttttttttgtcaaccattgggccacaactggccagcctattagccaaattcctacattcgtaggaaccgggactcgatcccgggtgtgatggtgccttctgcaaatggacttacctcctgcacatgtttagatttttataaatacaattacataacttgtttttttactccaccatgcattaaattcttacttacattctaaaactcattaacccattctaaattttggaatataatcatttttggttataattttaataataacattattactaaaacaaatttatagttttatttttaatattttaaaattttcatttattttacttaattcatttttagataattattaattttattatttactaaaatattatattattatttaaactattttaaatttaattaattttagttaattcattttttatttatttttttactattattaattataaatagtaaatatgcaatgaatgaatattaaaaataatattttttatgcaaaaaaatgaTTAGGTGGAAGCTGATGTGGAGAaaggagaagtgagcaaagttaactttatatatatagattacctTATTATT is from Camelina sativa cultivar DH55 chromosome 20, Cs, whole genome shotgun sequence and encodes:
- the LOC104770572 gene encoding protein FANTASTIC FOUR 3, translating into MAAYGSFHRIFENPRQNNSTKSLLDTLSSTSPWNPSKGLHLTTDHHDETPPPFTEIFGELHFRETSHSSYEKNSTENSSLQLCTEGLGSESYYGLEDEKVNGKGEEEVDDEMIQVKGKDEGSSYEEEWEPRGKERREYPPAMTRMSFKTYRKEGRLVLEEVRIPRREFLRASREDGRLKLKLVQPEDDDHDELEEENEKDKHEEEQ